In the Harmonia axyridis chromosome 3, icHarAxyr1.1, whole genome shotgun sequence genome, one interval contains:
- the LOC123675659 gene encoding uncharacterized protein LOC123675659 produces MSTATTIADLNSFVREIMREEGVVNYDVQIDGQSGRGENYLGDVTFFAVTTENGKRYDLVMKTAKRSETLREKTPVESAYMRESMMYGEVIPEIEKFLRDTNSAIKVDFVPKIYWICNERGRETLIMENLQTKGFRHWDRRQPMDMNHALFIVKYLGKYHGTTMAMKMLESAKFEKLARPLNGVWEEFMKSMDGNALFGKSFKIALRSLEENNKKDLVRKFKTVEEKLDQIILGETLMEDKLVITHGDSWINNFLLGYEEEKPSTPSQMYFVDFQLSSFDSPVRDLSYFIYTACDKTVLDDFDLLLRKYHSSLSESLDSLGCNVDDIFSYGQLKEHWKKYANFGLILSTMIVRMELLESDEAPDLTEITECGDNFAEIFNRPMRNEEVYNRRMLDVLTHFGENFL; encoded by the exons ATGTCAACCGCAACAACAATCGCAGATCTGAATTCCTTCGTTCGGGAAATCATGAGAGAAGAAGGAGTTGTTAACTATGATGTCCAAATTGATGGTCAATCTGGAAGGGGCGAAAACTATCTCGGTGATGTGACGTTCTTTGCCGTTACAACGGAGAATGGAAAGAGGTACGATTTGGTGATGAAGACGGCCAAAAGGTCCGAAACGTTGAGGGAGAAGACGCCCGTCGAAAGTGCCTACATGAGGGAATCCATGATGTACGGTGAGGTGATTCCCGAGATCGAGAAATTCTTAAGAGACACTAATAGCGCAATAAAGGTCGATTTCGTGCCGAAAATTTATTGGATATGCAACGAGCGAGGTCGTGAAACGTTGATTATGGAGAATCTGCAAACCAAAGGATTTAGGCATTGGGACAGGAGACAACCGATGGATATGAACCATGCTCTTTTCATCGTGAAATATCTGGGTAAATACCATGGTACCACCATGGCCATGAAGATGTTGGAATCTGCTAAATTTGAGAAATTGGCGCGACCTTTGAACGGAGTTTGGgaagaattcatgaaatccATGGATGGAAATGCGTTGTTCGGAAAAAGTTTTAAAATTGCTCTACGGAGTTTAGAAGAGAACAACAAAAAAGATTTGGTGCGGAAATTCAAAACCGTAGAAGAGAAGCTGGATCAAATTATTTTAGGCGAGACTTTGATGGAGGATAAGCTTGTGATAACTCATGGCGATTCCTGGATAAATAACTTCTTGCTAGGATATGAG GAAGAAAAGCCTTCAACACCATCGCAAATGTATTTTGTTGACTTCCAGTTATCATCGTTCGATTCACCAGTCAGAGATCTGAGCTATTTCATCTACACGGCTTGCGATAAAACTGTTTTAGATGATTTCGATCTGCTCCTTAGAAAATACCACTCATCTTTATCCGAAAGTCTAGATTCTTTAGGATGCAACGTCGACGATATTTTTTCCTACGGACAGTTGAAAGAACACTGGAagaaatatgctaattttgggTTGATCCTATCAACGATGATAGTGAGAATGGAGTTATTGGAATCTGATGAGGCTCCAGATCTGACTGAGATCACGGAATGTGGAGATAACTTTGCAGAGATTTTCAATCGTCCGATGAGAAATGAGGAAGTTTACAACAGAAGAATGTTGGACGTTCTGACACATTTCGGCGAAAACTTTTTATAA